Proteins encoded in a region of the Planococcus citri chromosome 1, ihPlaCitr1.1, whole genome shotgun sequence genome:
- the Svip gene encoding small VCP/p97-interacting protein codes for MGVCSSCFGDDSNNSDPTPDPEVRRQQQLEAVEKRLREQENRGIKNPDKVRRMQEKAKEKDRLQDEAATRYDGSGGLKWQVS; via the exons ATGGGTGTTTGCTCATCATGTTTCGGGGATGATTCAAATAATTCAGATCCTACTCCAGACCCT GAAGTGAGAAGACAGCAACAGTTGGAAGCAGTAGAGAAAAGGCTTCGCGAGCAAGAAAATCGGGGAATTAAAAATCCAGATAAAGTTCGTCGAATGCAGGAGAAGGCCAAAGAGAAAGATCGTTTACAAGACGAAGCTGCAACACGTTATGATGGCAGTGGTGGTTTGAAA TGGCAAGTGAGTTGA
- the LOC135832856 gene encoding uncharacterized protein LOC135832856 has product MADVAPEVKETVVEKPEVAETEKPVEESDKSEKTEKNGDAEETESKPENGVEDKCALKNGSVKQNGFAAEKEETESNETAESNEVCGIKRKSVGSEAGAEAEVESSEKKQKLEGSAEPDVAANGDAVEAKA; this is encoded by the exons ATGGCAGACGTAGCTCCTGAAGTCAA AGAAACCGTCGTCGAAAAACCCGAAGTTGCTGAAACCGAGAAACCAGTCGAAGAATCGGATAAAAGCGAAAAAACCGAAAAGAACGGAGATGCCGAAGAAACCGAAAGCAAACCAGAAAACGGAGTTGAAGACAAATGCGCATTGAAGAATGGCAGTGTCAAACAAAACGGTTTTGCTGCTGAAAAAGAAGAAACAGAATCTAATGAAACCGCAG AAAGTAATGAAGTATGCGGTATCAAAAGGAAATCAGTAGGTTCAGAAGCTGGTGCTGAAGCCGAAGTAGAATCATCGGAAAAGAAACAGAAATTAGAAGGCTCAGCGGAGCCGGATGTCGCCGCTAACGGCGATGCGGTCGAAGCGAAAGCTTAA